The following coding sequences lie in one Mesorhizobium sp. DCY119 genomic window:
- a CDS encoding M20/M25/M40 family metallo-hydrolase, translated as MQQMDASRDGAINQARHIFDSGLFVDRLAQMVEVPTESHPPLHQADLYRYCHEVIAPMIGEMGFSSKIYDNSRKEHGPFLIGTRIEDPALPTLLIYGHGDVVRAMPERWREGLDPYKLTVEADKIYGRGTVDNKGQHLIAILALKAVLSERGRLGFNTKIFIETGEEAGSPGISEFINTHRDECAADVFIALDGPRQSRAVPDIQLGTRGGIAMDLIVDLREGSHHSGHWGGLLADPAIVLAHALSSIVSRDGRILVEGWRPANVPESVKAASRAVVSEILPGAPVPDDYWGEPGLTNAERIYAWNSAIVLAMVSGQPESPVNAVAGFARSRLQLRHTVDTDPATVIPALKSHLVEKGFPEVKVEAVVERDWFPPSRTDPDHPWVQFVAASMQKTIGRKPNIVPTVGASGPSEFFKSVLDVPIMWIPNSYGGCGQHGPNEHGLGSQFREGLELMAGVFWDSGELDAPRRKTSSAAENLSV; from the coding sequence ATGCAGCAAATGGATGCCAGCCGAGACGGTGCGATCAATCAGGCACGTCATATCTTCGACAGCGGACTATTCGTGGACCGTCTGGCGCAAATGGTCGAGGTGCCTACAGAAAGCCATCCGCCGCTGCACCAGGCCGACCTGTACCGTTATTGTCACGAAGTGATTGCGCCGATGATCGGCGAAATGGGCTTTTCCAGCAAGATTTATGACAACTCGCGCAAAGAGCACGGTCCGTTCCTTATCGGAACGCGCATTGAAGATCCGGCGCTTCCCACGCTCCTGATATATGGGCACGGCGACGTCGTCCGGGCGATGCCGGAGCGGTGGCGCGAGGGACTTGATCCCTACAAGCTCACCGTCGAAGCCGACAAGATCTATGGACGCGGCACCGTCGACAACAAGGGACAACATCTGATCGCCATCCTGGCCCTGAAAGCGGTTCTGTCCGAACGAGGCCGGCTCGGCTTCAACACCAAAATCTTCATAGAAACGGGAGAGGAGGCAGGCTCTCCAGGCATCAGCGAATTCATCAACACGCACCGCGACGAATGCGCCGCCGATGTCTTCATCGCACTTGATGGCCCGCGACAGAGCCGCGCTGTTCCCGACATTCAACTCGGCACGCGCGGCGGTATCGCCATGGATCTCATCGTCGACTTGCGGGAAGGAAGCCATCACTCAGGCCATTGGGGTGGATTGCTCGCTGATCCAGCCATCGTCCTAGCGCACGCCCTCTCGTCGATCGTCAGCCGCGACGGCCGTATTCTGGTCGAGGGCTGGCGCCCGGCCAACGTGCCTGAAAGCGTAAAGGCAGCCAGCCGCGCGGTGGTGTCGGAAATCCTGCCAGGCGCACCGGTCCCCGACGACTACTGGGGCGAGCCCGGCCTTACCAATGCGGAGCGCATTTATGCGTGGAACAGCGCCATCGTCCTGGCGATGGTTTCGGGCCAGCCCGAGTCGCCGGTGAACGCTGTTGCCGGCTTCGCACGATCGCGCCTTCAGCTGCGCCACACTGTGGACACCGACCCGGCCACCGTCATTCCTGCTCTGAAAAGCCATCTGGTCGAAAAGGGCTTTCCTGAGGTCAAGGTCGAGGCAGTCGTCGAGCGCGACTGGTTTCCACCGTCGCGAACCGATCCAGACCATCCCTGGGTGCAGTTCGTCGCAGCCTCGATGCAGAAGACCATCGGGCGGAAGCCAAACATTGTTCCGACCGTTGGAGCTTCGGGCCCTTCGGAATTCTTCAAGTCCGTGCTCGACGTACCGATCATGTGGATTCCGAACTCCTATGGGGGCTGCGGCCAGCACGGACCAAACGAACACGGTCTTGGTTCGCAGTTTCGGGAAGGGCTCGAACTGATGGCAGGCGTTTTCTGGGACAGCGGGGAACTCGATGCACCGCGCCGGAAAACATCGAGCGCCGCTGAAAACCTATCAGTCTAA
- a CDS encoding tripartite tricarboxylate transporter TctB family protein has protein sequence MHRAGKHRAPLKTYQSNLAKITIKIKKPREQHKRIKKSSRHKLEDLSKMGVQNMLSRDYRDIITGGALFAMGLFVAIYSLSHYPLGKMTRMGPGMFPTGLGLLLAGFGAVIAISALWRGGTWPEVDVRAAVAVIASVASFAIFIDRIGMVPTVAIMSVLAVAGDKNGTVKRAASLAIGLNLLAVPIFIYGLDLPIALAKWSF, from the coding sequence ATGCACCGCGCCGGAAAACATCGAGCGCCGCTGAAAACCTATCAGTCTAATCTAGCAAAGATCACAATAAAAATAAAAAAACCACGGGAACAACACAAGAGAATAAAAAAATCTTCAAGGCATAAACTTGAAGATTTGTCGAAAATGGGGGTTCAAAATATGCTTTCGCGTGACTATCGAGATATTATTACTGGCGGAGCTTTGTTCGCCATGGGTTTATTCGTAGCTATCTACAGTCTTTCCCATTACCCGCTGGGCAAGATGACACGGATGGGGCCCGGCATGTTTCCGACCGGCCTGGGATTGCTGCTGGCGGGCTTTGGCGCCGTCATAGCAATCTCTGCCCTCTGGCGTGGCGGCACCTGGCCCGAGGTTGATGTGCGCGCAGCCGTCGCGGTCATCGCCAGTGTCGCCAGCTTCGCTATTTTCATCGACCGCATTGGCATGGTCCCGACAGTGGCGATCATGTCGGTACTCGCGGTTGCCGGTGACAAAAACGGCACGGTCAAACGCGCGGCCAGCCTGGCGATAGGCCTCAATCTGCTGGCAGTCCCCATCTTCATCTACGGTCTTGATCTGCCGATCGCTCTTGCGAAGTGGTCCTTCTGA
- a CDS encoding tripartite tricarboxylate transporter permease — MDSISPLYTNVLLGLSTALAPQNLFYCFVGVVVGMLVGVLPGIGAMAAISMLFPLTFYLDPTAAIIMLAGIYYGTAYGGSTTSILLNIPGEPSSAVTAFDGYPMAQKGRAGAALMVTTLASFIGGSVGIIFMMLFSPIIVSYALQFGAWEYFALMVLGLVAASAVSEASVFKSLAMVVFGIIFGTVGIDIYTGVYRFDFASIHLRDGISLEAFAMGLFGVSEVIASIRTVSVEGAQIRKVTFRSMILTRNEVKRSAMPVVRGTLIGSVLGALPGTGATIASFLSYAVERRVSRRPDEFGKGAIEGVASPEAANNAAGQTAFIPTMALGIPGTATMAIMLSALVIQGITPGPMLMAERPDIFWGLIMSFWVGNVMLLALNIPLIGVWVSMLRIPYGILYPAVLLFVCIGVYSVKNSSFDVWAVLFFGVVGYLMRLGGLPLAPMVLGIVLGPMMEEHFRRGMLLSRGDFVDVFTRPISGAVMAATLALLLWGLWRNLKKKTGVVPITEVD, encoded by the coding sequence ATGGACTCGATCAGCCCACTCTACACCAACGTCCTCCTCGGCCTCAGCACGGCGCTGGCACCGCAGAATCTGTTCTACTGCTTTGTCGGCGTCGTGGTCGGCATGCTGGTCGGCGTGCTGCCCGGCATCGGCGCGATGGCAGCGATCTCGATGCTGTTTCCGCTCACATTCTACCTGGACCCGACAGCGGCCATCATCATGCTGGCCGGCATCTATTACGGCACCGCCTATGGCGGGTCGACTACATCTATCCTGCTCAACATTCCCGGCGAACCGTCATCGGCCGTGACTGCCTTCGACGGTTATCCAATGGCTCAGAAAGGCCGGGCCGGTGCTGCGCTGATGGTCACCACGCTGGCATCCTTTATCGGCGGCAGCGTCGGCATCATCTTCATGATGCTGTTCTCGCCGATAATCGTCAGCTACGCGCTCCAGTTCGGTGCATGGGAATATTTTGCGCTGATGGTTCTCGGCCTGGTCGCCGCATCGGCCGTTTCGGAAGCCAGTGTCTTTAAGAGCCTCGCGATGGTGGTTTTTGGCATTATCTTCGGAACAGTCGGCATCGACATCTACACCGGGGTCTACCGGTTTGATTTCGCCAGCATCCACCTGCGCGACGGCATCAGCCTAGAAGCCTTCGCAATGGGACTCTTCGGCGTCTCCGAAGTCATCGCCAGCATACGCACCGTCAGTGTTGAAGGTGCACAGATCCGCAAGGTCACATTTCGTTCCATGATCCTCACGCGCAACGAGGTGAAGCGCTCCGCCATGCCAGTCGTCCGCGGGACGCTGATCGGAAGCGTCCTCGGTGCCCTGCCCGGTACGGGCGCAACGATCGCCTCCTTCCTCTCCTACGCTGTTGAGCGCCGCGTTTCGCGCCGCCCTGACGAGTTCGGCAAAGGTGCGATCGAGGGCGTCGCCTCGCCTGAGGCAGCCAACAACGCCGCAGGCCAGACAGCCTTCATCCCGACGATGGCCTTGGGCATTCCCGGCACGGCGACCATGGCGATCATGCTCAGTGCGCTCGTGATCCAGGGCATTACGCCCGGTCCGATGCTGATGGCAGAGCGCCCCGACATATTCTGGGGTCTCATCATGAGCTTCTGGGTTGGAAACGTGATGCTGCTGGCGCTGAACATCCCGCTGATCGGCGTATGGGTCAGCATGCTCCGGATACCCTACGGCATTCTCTACCCGGCCGTGCTGCTGTTCGTCTGCATCGGTGTCTACAGCGTGAAGAATAGCAGCTTCGATGTCTGGGCAGTGCTGTTCTTTGGCGTGGTCGGCTATCTGATGCGCCTCGGTGGACTGCCACTGGCGCCGATGGTCCTGGGCATTGTCCTTGGACCTATGATGGAAGAGCACTTTCGACGTGGGATGCTCCTCAGCCGCGGCGACTTCGTGGATGTCTTCACGCGACCGATCAGCGGCGCAGTCATGGCCGCCACGCTCGCCCTGCTGCTCTGGGGGCTCTGGCGCAACCTGAAAAAGAAAACCGGCGTAGTGCCGATCACGGAAGTCGACTGA
- a CDS encoding tripartite tricarboxylate transporter substrate binding protein: MKNMLMALASVVAVLTCSTAGAQTAFPTKPITLIVTSDAGGPVDSIARLLREGMSTELGQPVIVENRSSGGGTVAAAEVAHAAPDGYTLIIAAGSTIVYTPLMSKVDFDTIKDFEAVTLVATLAPVLVVNKELPVKTMADFVALAKSRPGELTYASAGSGSASHLAAELMKNLAGIDVLHIPYAGAAKAANALLANEVDAFFSGPLNALPYMKSGQFRALMVTDTKRQPMLPDVPSAPEAGLPDLEVVGIFGILAPKGTPKEILEQIHAAAVATLEMPAVKTQMANLGYTVPASGPDEFGSYLRDQITFWGPMIKKLGISLE; encoded by the coding sequence ATGAAAAACATGCTTATGGCTCTTGCCAGCGTGGTGGCCGTACTGACCTGCTCCACAGCCGGCGCGCAGACTGCCTTTCCGACCAAACCCATCACCCTTATCGTAACATCCGACGCCGGTGGCCCGGTGGACAGCATAGCGAGGCTGTTGCGCGAAGGCATGTCCACGGAACTGGGGCAGCCCGTCATCGTCGAGAACCGCTCCTCCGGCGGGGGGACGGTGGCGGCCGCAGAGGTCGCGCACGCCGCGCCCGACGGTTACACCTTGATCATCGCGGCCGGCAGCACCATCGTCTACACCCCGCTGATGTCGAAGGTCGATTTCGACACGATAAAGGACTTCGAGGCCGTCACGCTGGTCGCAACCCTTGCTCCTGTCCTCGTCGTCAATAAAGAACTCCCGGTTAAAACCATGGCTGACTTCGTCGCGTTGGCGAAGTCTCGTCCTGGCGAACTCACCTATGCTTCCGCCGGCAGCGGCAGCGCCAGTCACCTCGCTGCCGAGTTGATGAAAAATCTCGCCGGCATTGATGTCTTGCATATTCCATATGCCGGCGCGGCGAAGGCTGCCAACGCATTGCTGGCCAACGAAGTCGATGCCTTCTTCTCCGGTCCACTGAACGCCCTGCCCTACATGAAGTCCGGACAGTTCAGGGCTTTGATGGTGACCGATACCAAGAGGCAACCGATGCTGCCCGATGTGCCGTCGGCACCGGAGGCCGGCCTGCCTGATCTGGAGGTAGTCGGCATCTTCGGAATCCTGGCGCCGAAGGGAACCCCGAAAGAGATCCTCGAACAGATCCATGCAGCGGCGGTTGCAACGCTCGAAATGCCCGCCGTCAAAACGCAAATGGCCAATTTGGGCTACACCGTGCCGGCGAGCGGCCCCGATGAATTCGGCTCCTACCTCCGCGACCAGATCACCTTCTGGGGACCGATGATCAAGAAACTCGGCATTTCGCTCGAATAG
- a CDS encoding SDR family NAD(P)-dependent oxidoreductase: MNLDFTASKVIVVGAAGAIGQAISLEFARSGATVLACDIASEALASLQEAAANLSGEISVATCDVTDEDAVNNLVSGFGDVDVLAYVAGGLHGAVSTPLEKVTTASWQAVVDINLLGAFFFCRAVTEGMKRAGKGRIIVISSGAGLRPSLTGIQSYCASKHGVVGFIKQIGLELGPFGITANSVAPGFILTGPDSRRQWENWDAEVQENFRSKLAGQRLGLPEDIANATLFFASAQAAWVTGQTLLVSGQP; encoded by the coding sequence ATGAATCTCGATTTTACTGCCAGCAAAGTCATAGTTGTTGGCGCGGCAGGGGCGATCGGCCAAGCCATATCTCTGGAATTTGCCCGCAGCGGTGCCACGGTTCTTGCCTGCGACATAGCGTCGGAAGCACTGGCCTCCCTGCAGGAGGCGGCTGCCAACCTTAGCGGCGAGATTTCGGTGGCGACGTGCGATGTCACCGACGAAGACGCGGTGAACAATCTGGTTTCCGGGTTCGGCGATGTGGACGTGCTCGCCTATGTCGCCGGTGGACTGCATGGAGCAGTCTCGACACCTTTGGAGAAGGTGACGACGGCAAGCTGGCAAGCCGTTGTCGACATCAACCTGCTGGGCGCTTTCTTCTTTTGCCGGGCAGTGACGGAAGGAATGAAGCGCGCCGGCAAAGGACGGATCATCGTCATTTCAAGCGGCGCGGGGCTCAGGCCGTCTTTGACCGGCATTCAGAGCTACTGCGCATCCAAGCATGGGGTGGTTGGTTTCATAAAGCAGATCGGGCTGGAACTGGGACCCTTCGGCATTACTGCGAATTCGGTGGCGCCAGGCTTCATCCTCACCGGACCGGACTCCCGCCGGCAGTGGGAGAATTGGGACGCCGAGGTCCAGGAAAATTTCCGCAGCAAGCTGGCCGGCCAAAGGCTTGGCCTGCCAGAGGACATTGCAAACGCCACGCTGTTCTTTGCCTCGGCGCAAGCCGCCTGGGTGACGGGACAGACGCTTCTGGTCAGCGGGCAGCCATGA
- a CDS encoding organic hydroperoxide resistance protein: MQSVIVKELYTAEVRTTGGRAGHTTSSDGILDLDLARPGSSRGTNPEQLLAAGWSACFQSALAHAGRTRGIDTSASVVTAKVTLGNEADGGYALKASLRIQIPGIELEIAQELVEEAHRTCPYSKATRGNIDASVEAIS; encoded by the coding sequence GTGCAAAGCGTAATCGTAAAAGAACTCTACACAGCTGAAGTCCGCACGACGGGTGGCCGGGCTGGCCATACCACATCGAGCGACGGTATCCTCGATCTCGATCTCGCTCGTCCCGGCAGCAGTCGTGGCACCAATCCGGAGCAGCTTTTGGCTGCGGGCTGGTCGGCGTGCTTCCAAAGCGCGCTTGCCCATGCAGGACGCACGCGCGGCATCGATACATCCGCCTCGGTGGTGACAGCCAAGGTCACGCTCGGCAACGAGGCTGACGGGGGCTACGCGCTGAAGGCGTCGTTGCGCATTCAAATTCCCGGAATTGAACTCGAGATCGCCCAGGAACTCGTCGAAGAGGCGCACCGCACCTGTCCCTATTCCAAGGCGACCCGCGGCAACATCGACGCCAGCGTCGAAGCCATATCCTGA
- a CDS encoding aspartate/glutamate racemase family protein, which produces MRIAAISPSADDGLPEEEMVRRQKRLESYMSPGTEFEQLYIAGNSIFNEKFSWKHGLDVMDRTAALAIKAAETRPDVIMIQGGIEPGVKAAREKIKDIPIVSTGQSTYNAAFQLGEQVGYKLGLIVYEDPVIEPIMDQARYYRADWMVTDCRSIGIPTNELYPRRPEVRERVIAVAKDLVRDGATMIFPQGLSMCPATIGEDELSAEIGVPVLNGLKILVRTAEMMGSLRMLSHAAQTSLR; this is translated from the coding sequence ATGCGCATAGCAGCCATAAGCCCAAGCGCCGACGACGGACTTCCCGAAGAAGAGATGGTCCGCCGGCAAAAAAGACTCGAATCCTACATGTCGCCCGGCACCGAGTTCGAGCAGCTCTATATTGCCGGAAACAGCATCTTCAACGAGAAATTCTCCTGGAAGCACGGCCTCGATGTGATGGATCGGACCGCCGCGCTGGCGATCAAGGCGGCAGAAACGCGGCCCGACGTGATCATGATCCAGGGCGGCATCGAGCCCGGCGTGAAGGCCGCACGCGAGAAGATCAAGGACATACCGATCGTGAGCACAGGTCAGTCGACCTACAATGCCGCATTCCAGCTCGGCGAGCAGGTCGGCTACAAGCTCGGGCTAATCGTCTATGAAGACCCGGTCATTGAACCGATCATGGACCAGGCACGCTACTATCGCGCCGACTGGATGGTGACCGATTGCAGGTCGATCGGCATCCCGACCAATGAGCTCTATCCTCGCCGTCCGGAGGTTCGAGAACGCGTCATCGCCGTCGCCAAGGACCTGGTGCGGGACGGCGCGACGATGATCTTTCCGCAGGGCTTGTCCATGTGCCCAGCAACAATTGGAGAGGATGAACTGTCAGCCGAAATCGGCGTGCCGGTGCTCAACGGGCTGAAGATCCTGGTTCGCACCGCCGAGATGATGGGCTCGCTTCGCATGCTCAGCCACGCCGCACAAACATCCCTCCGCTAG
- a CDS encoding tripartite tricarboxylate transporter substrate binding protein encodes MKKSLLAAFVLSLLTLPAAAQNYPTKPVTVISTSSAGSPGDTVIRVMREAMMASLGQPLVIENRDSAGGTVAVTSVIDAAPDGYTLLSTGAGPIVYNPFLMASVTYKVDDLKPVVLLTKLPTVLIVNSKLGVKTFQELVALAKSKPGELRVGSAGNGTPTHLAAEMMMQVTGTEVLHIPYRGTPAAATAVLSNEVDMVFSSYGNVAQYISGGEVVPLVVNDTAPVKAMPQLPTAADVGYPNFIVNGWFGLFVPKDTPDDTVAKIAAAAAAAAGDEKVVETLEKLGFTVASTTPDEFKAFVKDDIDRWGAVIKAAGIEPQ; translated from the coding sequence ATGAAAAAGTCATTGCTTGCAGCCTTCGTCTTGTCTTTGCTCACGCTCCCTGCCGCGGCGCAGAACTATCCAACAAAACCGGTGACCGTGATCTCGACATCGTCTGCCGGTTCGCCCGGTGACACCGTCATCCGGGTGATGCGCGAGGCGATGATGGCCTCGCTCGGCCAGCCGCTGGTGATCGAAAACCGGGACAGCGCCGGCGGAACGGTGGCCGTGACATCGGTGATCGATGCCGCGCCGGACGGCTATACGCTCCTGTCGACCGGCGCCGGCCCGATCGTCTACAATCCGTTCCTGATGGCGAGCGTCACCTACAAGGTCGACGACCTGAAGCCCGTCGTACTGCTGACAAAGCTGCCTACGGTCCTGATTGTCAATTCCAAGCTCGGCGTGAAGACGTTCCAGGAACTGGTCGCACTGGCCAAGAGCAAGCCGGGTGAATTGAGAGTGGGTTCCGCGGGCAACGGCACGCCCACGCATCTGGCTGCCGAGATGATGATGCAGGTAACCGGAACGGAAGTGCTGCACATCCCCTACCGCGGTACGCCCGCTGCCGCGACCGCGGTGCTTTCCAATGAAGTCGACATGGTGTTCAGCTCCTACGGCAACGTAGCCCAGTATATTTCAGGGGGCGAAGTCGTACCGTTGGTCGTCAACGACACCGCACCGGTCAAGGCGATGCCTCAACTCCCCACGGCGGCAGACGTCGGATACCCGAACTTCATCGTCAACGGCTGGTTCGGCCTTTTCGTGCCGAAAGATACGCCGGACGATACCGTCGCCAAGATCGCGGCGGCGGCTGCCGCAGCCGCTGGCGACGAGAAAGTCGTCGAAACTCTCGAGAAGCTTGGCTTTACCGTCGCATCGACGACGCCGGACGAGTTCAAAGCGTTCGTGAAGGACGACATCGACCGCTGGGGGGCCGTCATCAAGGCCGCGGGCATCGAACCGCAGTAA
- a CDS encoding M28 family peptidase, producing the protein MTLHHSSPSDSVSVTALMDYVRELARWEKYSGTADERTSLAYVEEFMQSCGFATHVVEHDAYISLPISAEVTFGDTSFKSITHSFSRQSPAQGVTAELVYVGSSHDYAGKDVRGKIVLVDGIANPVASYAASRAGALGQLHVSPHEILHEMCVSPVWGNPAPDTLANLPSTVICSILRSDGDRLKAALDVGTVTVTLRNTVDTGWRKTPILIADMASPKGDTDEPYLLFSGHHDTWYFGVMDNGAANATMMEVARLCAKRQPNWVRGLRVAFWSGHSHGRYSGSTWYADNHWQDLEKRCVAHVNVDSTGGLNSLNLEEAESMSVLRPLAAEAIALESGVKIAGRRMARAGDQSFGGIGLPAMFMGFSQQSTGTDTWVVDGQELTFKRGQPGPFGWWWHTPEDTIDKIDPELLARDTRVYVTVLNRLLEQPVLPLDFEAWAAEFWQFVDGLTGELAGRFDLDPLIQRGQRLKQAAQTIAGSAPGLEDRINLALMKASRALLPIEYTTGDRFAHDPALQQPAYPVLKPLVDLAGLPDGDPAHFTKVAATRARNRVVKALDDAIEAIKAVQCD; encoded by the coding sequence ATGACACTTCACCACAGCTCTCCCTCCGATTCCGTGAGCGTCACCGCCCTGATGGACTATGTCCGGGAGTTGGCGCGGTGGGAGAAATACTCAGGCACTGCCGACGAACGAACCAGCCTCGCCTATGTCGAGGAGTTCATGCAGTCATGCGGCTTTGCAACGCATGTGGTGGAGCACGACGCCTATATAAGCCTGCCGATTTCGGCTGAGGTGACGTTTGGCGATACGAGCTTCAAGTCCATCACCCACTCCTTCAGCCGGCAAAGCCCGGCTCAAGGAGTGACAGCTGAACTCGTCTATGTCGGATCGTCTCACGACTATGCCGGCAAGGATGTGCGCGGCAAGATCGTCCTGGTCGACGGCATTGCCAATCCTGTTGCCTCATACGCTGCTTCACGCGCCGGTGCGCTCGGCCAGTTGCATGTCAGTCCCCATGAAATCCTGCATGAAATGTGCGTGTCGCCGGTCTGGGGCAATCCGGCACCCGACACCCTTGCCAACCTGCCCTCCACGGTCATCTGCTCCATACTACGCTCCGACGGCGACCGGTTGAAAGCCGCGCTCGACGTTGGGACGGTGACGGTAACGCTGCGCAACACGGTCGATACCGGCTGGCGCAAGACGCCTATCCTGATTGCCGACATGGCGTCTCCCAAGGGTGATACCGACGAGCCCTACCTGCTTTTTTCCGGGCATCACGACACCTGGTATTTCGGCGTGATGGACAACGGCGCGGCGAACGCAACCATGATGGAGGTTGCAAGGCTCTGTGCAAAACGGCAGCCCAACTGGGTTCGGGGATTGCGCGTTGCCTTCTGGTCCGGCCATTCGCACGGACGGTATTCGGGGTCGACCTGGTATGCAGACAATCACTGGCAAGACCTCGAAAAGCGCTGTGTCGCGCATGTCAACGTGGACTCGACGGGAGGGCTGAACAGTCTGAACCTGGAGGAAGCTGAATCGATGTCAGTACTGCGGCCGTTGGCCGCCGAGGCGATCGCGCTGGAAAGCGGCGTCAAGATTGCAGGCCGACGCATGGCCCGGGCGGGCGACCAGTCGTTCGGCGGCATAGGCCTGCCGGCGATGTTCATGGGATTCAGCCAGCAGTCGACCGGTACGGATACATGGGTCGTGGACGGCCAGGAGCTTACCTTCAAGCGTGGGCAGCCCGGCCCTTTCGGATGGTGGTGGCATACGCCTGAAGATACGATCGACAAGATAGACCCGGAGTTGCTGGCGCGCGACACGCGGGTTTATGTGACGGTCCTCAATCGTCTTCTGGAACAGCCAGTGCTGCCACTCGATTTTGAGGCCTGGGCCGCGGAGTTCTGGCAATTCGTCGATGGCCTGACAGGCGAACTGGCAGGCCGATTTGACCTCGACCCGCTGATCCAGCGCGGGCAGCGTCTCAAACAGGCAGCGCAAACCATCGCAGGCAGCGCGCCCGGACTGGAAGACAGGATAAACCTTGCCTTGATGAAAGCGAGCCGCGCGCTGCTTCCCATCGAGTACACTACGGGCGACCGCTTTGCCCATGACCCTGCGCTCCAGCAGCCGGCCTATCCGGTGTTGAAACCGCTGGTCGATCTGGCCGGCCTCCCGGATGGCGATCCGGCACATTTCACGAAGGTAGCGGCAACGCGGGCGCGCAACCGCGTTGTGAAAGCGCTTGACGACGCCATTGAGGCCATCAAAGCCGTCCAGTGCGACTGA
- a CDS encoding LysR family transcriptional regulator → MKTFGDFDGLALFIRIVQAGGLASAERATGIPKATLSRRLSALEETLNVRLARRTRKGVVLTEQGQQLFERGKTAFMLAEQAVAEVQDDRVALSGAVRLSLPPDMATAVLAPALIGFKTRYPEVTIEITLADRRVSLIEEGYDLIVRMGPVADSELMFRKIADLPRALVASPAFLSEHSDLNSPQDLETLPALAIRRDLVEWDLKNGQGEQTTVRPRIGFAANRQTILADAACAGLGIANLPRFLIEDAMASGALVPVLPDWVPSPVAMTALWQKDRITERLIKAIVSDFEEALRPKLTEV, encoded by the coding sequence ATGAAGACATTTGGTGATTTCGACGGGCTCGCACTGTTCATCCGCATCGTCCAGGCCGGCGGACTGGCCTCGGCCGAACGCGCCACGGGTATCCCCAAGGCCACCCTCTCGCGCCGGCTATCGGCGCTGGAAGAGACCCTCAATGTCCGGCTTGCGCGCCGGACAAGGAAGGGTGTGGTGCTGACCGAACAGGGGCAGCAACTCTTCGAGCGGGGCAAGACCGCCTTCATGCTGGCTGAACAGGCTGTCGCCGAGGTTCAGGATGATCGCGTCGCGCTATCGGGGGCAGTTCGCCTCTCGCTTCCCCCGGACATGGCGACCGCGGTTCTAGCCCCCGCTCTGATCGGCTTCAAGACCAGATATCCTGAGGTCACGATAGAGATAACGCTGGCGGATCGCAGGGTTTCACTCATCGAGGAAGGATACGATCTCATCGTTCGCATGGGACCGGTTGCGGACTCCGAACTCATGTTCAGGAAAATCGCCGACCTGCCGCGTGCCTTGGTCGCGAGCCCTGCCTTCCTCTCCGAACACTCCGACCTGAACAGTCCGCAGGACCTGGAGACGCTGCCGGCCCTCGCGATCCGCCGCGATCTGGTCGAATGGGATCTGAAAAATGGCCAGGGGGAGCAAACAACCGTGCGCCCCAGGATCGGCTTTGCTGCAAATCGCCAGACCATTCTTGCCGACGCCGCCTGCGCCGGCCTTGGCATCGCCAATCTGCCCCGGTTTCTTATCGAGGACGCCATGGCAAGCGGCGCGCTCGTTCCCGTCCTGCCTGACTGGGTGCCTTCCCCCGTGGCGATGACAGCATTGTGGCAGAAGGACAGGATCACGGAACGCCTGATCAAGGCCATCGTCAGCGATTTTGAGGAAGCGCTGCGTCCCAAACTGACCGAGGTGTAA
- a CDS encoding isochorismatase family protein, producing MTTLFTAENSALLLIDHQVGTMQLIKNIDVEQAKRMSLALAKAASILGIPTVLTSSQEDRLQGPLLPELKEILPDAFDKRVKREGIVNAWTDANFKAAVEATGRKNLIMAGVTTDVCLVFPAIDAVGEGYNVQAVMDASGSPYELSEDMSRRRMQDAGVILTATNTMIAELAQNWGSPKGQQLIQLLFTEVLPPVHA from the coding sequence ATGACCACGCTATTCACCGCAGAGAACTCGGCACTTCTGCTGATCGACCATCAGGTCGGCACCATGCAGCTCATCAAGAACATCGACGTCGAGCAGGCCAAGCGCATGTCGCTCGCCCTGGCCAAGGCCGCCAGCATCCTCGGCATCCCGACGGTGCTCACCTCCAGCCAGGAGGATCGCCTGCAGGGTCCGCTGCTGCCGGAGCTGAAAGAGATCCTGCCCGACGCCTTCGACAAGCGCGTCAAGCGCGAAGGCATCGTCAATGCCTGGACCGACGCCAACTTCAAGGCGGCTGTCGAGGCGACGGGCCGCAAGAACCTGATCATGGCCGGTGTGACCACCGACGTCTGCCTGGTGTTCCCGGCGATCGACGCGGTCGGCGAAGGCTATAATGTGCAGGCCGTCATGGACGCTTCGGGATCGCCGTACGAGCTTTCCGAGGACATGTCGCGGCGCCGCATGCAGGACGCCGGCGTCATTTTGACCGCAACCAACACCATGATCGCCGAACTCGCCCAGAACTGGGGCTCGCCCAAGGGCCAGCAGCTCATCCAGTTGCTCTTCACCGAGGTCTTGCCCCCTGTCCACGCGTAA